The proteins below come from a single Lepeophtheirus salmonis chromosome 4, UVic_Lsal_1.4, whole genome shotgun sequence genomic window:
- the LOC121116511 gene encoding uncharacterized protein isoform X1, with translation MTDGAENEDKEEDGDDAEETNGNPISPASPLTPQNQPIFTISSPMSNSTSMNYPSPFEPPPDYDSWSATPSTSCSYCSSSNTAASTTQFSRNRRSCCYYYPGPPPPPRWDIIPENVEQNTHQSQLGNGTRDIRWVRVSKNSFVIKRWALILLILVMLIMVSLLFGFSLSYAQTSQALLFNTFNSFEVWLIFIKMRGHSPFRQLLNPPSSNIVLYIIPLEGILIQKKIGSKL, from the exons ATGACGGATGGAGCTGAAAATGAGGACAAGGAAGAGGATGGTGATGATGCAGAGGAAACAAACGGAAATCCAATTTCTCCTGCCTCCCCCCTCACCCCTCAAAACCAACCCATTTTCACCATATCCTCCCCCATGAGCAACTCAACAAGTATGAACTACCCCTCACCCTTTGAGCCCCCTCCCGACTACGACTCCTGGTCTGCAACTCCCTCCACATCCTGCAGCTACTGTTCCTCTTCCAATACTGCGGCTTCCACTACTCAATTCTCACGCAATAGAAGAAGCTGTTGCTACTACTACCCTGGGCCGCCTCCACCGCCACGATGGGATATTATACCTGAAAACGTGGAGCAGAATACTCATCAGTCCCAATTAGGGAATGGTACTAGGGACATTCGGTGGGTGAGAGTGAGTAAAAACAGCTTTGTCATCAAGCGATGGGCTCTCATCCTTCTCATACTCGTGATGCTGATCATGGTTTCTCTTCTCTTTG GTTTTTCTCTTTCATACGCACAAACATCACAGGCATTACTCTTCAACACGTTCAACTCCTTCGAAGTGTGGCTCATCTTCATAAAGATGAGAGGTCACAGTCCATTCAGG CAATTACTGAATCCTCCGTCCTCAAACATCGTCCTATACATCATTCCTTTGGAAGGAATACTTATTCAGAAAAAGATTggaagtaaattataa
- the LOC121116511 gene encoding uncharacterized protein isoform X2: MTDGAENEDKEEDGDDAEETNGNPISPASPLTPQNQPIFTISSPMSNSTSMNYPSPFEPPPDYDSWSATPSTSCSYCSSSNTAASTTQFSRNRRSCCYYYPGPPPPPRWDIIPENVEQNTHQSQLGNGTRDIRWVRVSKNSFVIKRWALILLILVMLIMVSLLFGITLQHVQLLRSVAHLHKDERSQSIQAITESSVLKHRPIHHSFGRNTYSEKDWK, encoded by the exons ATGACGGATGGAGCTGAAAATGAGGACAAGGAAGAGGATGGTGATGATGCAGAGGAAACAAACGGAAATCCAATTTCTCCTGCCTCCCCCCTCACCCCTCAAAACCAACCCATTTTCACCATATCCTCCCCCATGAGCAACTCAACAAGTATGAACTACCCCTCACCCTTTGAGCCCCCTCCCGACTACGACTCCTGGTCTGCAACTCCCTCCACATCCTGCAGCTACTGTTCCTCTTCCAATACTGCGGCTTCCACTACTCAATTCTCACGCAATAGAAGAAGCTGTTGCTACTACTACCCTGGGCCGCCTCCACCGCCACGATGGGATATTATACCTGAAAACGTGGAGCAGAATACTCATCAGTCCCAATTAGGGAATGGTACTAGGGACATTCGGTGGGTGAGAGTGAGTAAAAACAGCTTTGTCATCAAGCGATGGGCTCTCATCCTTCTCATACTCGTGATGCTGATCATGGTTTCTCTTCTCTTTG GCATTACTCTTCAACACGTTCAACTCCTTCGAAGTGTGGCTCATCTTCATAAAGATGAGAGGTCACAGTCCATTCAGG CAATTACTGAATCCTCCGTCCTCAAACATCGTCCTATACATCATTCCTTTGGAAGGAATACTTATTCAGAAAAAGATTggaagtaa